The nucleotide window CATCGTCGGCTGCAGGAGCCCCATCACCCCGTCGCGGGGCGCGTAGTCGCCCCAGGTCTCCAGCCAGTGCGTGTCGGGAAGCACGACGTGAGCGAGGGCGGTCGTCTCGTCGGGGTGAGTGGCGAACGAAACGACCATGGGGACCTTCGCCGCGGCCTCGGCGAACTTGAGCCCGCCCGGCAGCGTGAAGGCCGGATTCACGCGGGGGCCGAGGAGCAGCACCTCGATCTCCCCCCGGCTCATCGCCTCGACCAGGCGCGCCATCTCCGCGTACGGCGACACCCGGGTATAGGCGAGGTCGGGTCCGAACCTCAGCGTGCGGCCGGGGGCGCCCACGGCGGCGTTGAGCAGGTTGATGGCCACCAGCGTAGCGGTGGCGTGCGTGCCGGTCACCGCCACCCCGCCCCCGATCGCCAGGGCGGCCTTGGCGCTGCCGAATGCCGCGGCCATTCCCCGAATCGTCTGGACCGGGACACCGCTCTCCGCGGCGACCTTGCTCACGTCGACCCCCGCCACCGCCGTCCCGAAGCGGCGCTCGGCGCGGCCCTCGTCGACCAGCACCTTGAGAATGGCCAGGGCCAACAACGCCTCCGTGCCCGGGGCGTTCCGTACCCACTGGTCGGCGTTGGCGGCGGTGAGCGACTGGCGGGGCTCGACGTGGACGAGCGTCCCCGCCCGGCCGCCGCTGAAGCCGTGCATCCGGGCGAAGGCGCCCGCGTGCTCGACGTTGGACAGCCAGGTCTCCACGAAGTCGGCGCCGAACGACAGGATGACGTCGGCGTCGTCGAAGACGTAGTGCGGGACGGCGTCCCGGTTGAAGACGATGCGGTTGGCGGCGCGCATCGCCTCGTAGCCGAACGGCTCGAAGGTCACGCGCGGCCGTGTACCGAGGGCCTGGGTCCACCGATCCATCAGCCCGGCCAGGCTGCCGCTCTCCAACTGGCTGACCAGCGCCACGCGTCCGCCCCGGCCCTGCTCGCGCAGGGCGCCGAGCTTGCCGCTCACCGTCTTCAAGGCTTCGTCCCAGGCGATGGACTTGAAGGCGCCGCCCTCGCGCCGCTGGGCGCCGGCGAACCGGTCGGGATGGTAGAGCTGCTGCAGCGCCGCCTGGCCGCGGATGCAGAGGGCGCCCCGGTTGACGGGATGATCGGGGTTGCCCTCGAGTTTGACGACGCGCCCCTCGCGGTTGCGCGCGATGACGCCGCAGCCGGCCGGGCACTCCCGGCACACCGTGGCGAACCAGGCCGCCACGCCGGGAACGATCTGCTCGTTCGGCACGACCAGCGGCAGCAGCGTCTCCGCCGGCTGCTGGCAGGCGGCCATCGCCGCCGCCGTTCCCGACACCCCCACGATCTTGAAGAAATCGCGCCTGTGCACGCTCTAGGGCTCAGTGGTGGCAGGCAATGCAGTCCAGCGGTGCGCGAGTGCCCCGGGCGGCGTTCTCGCGACGGTGGCAGTCGATGCACCACCCCATGGAGAGCGGCGGCGGCGCGCCTCCGAGCCCGACCAGCGTGAGCAGGTCGTTGGTGAGGCGGGGACCGGTGACGGCGCCCACGGTCGTCATGGTCTCGACCGGACCGTGACACGTCTGACACGTCACGCCGGCGCGCACATGGGGCTTGTGGGTGAAGTAGGTGAACTCCGGCAGGTTGAAGACACGCGTCCACGGGATCGGCGCGCGCCGGGCCGCGTAATCGGCCAGCTTCTTGATCTCCGGCCGGTCAGCCGCAGTGATCTTGTGACAGCCCATGCATCGCTCCACCGAGGGCAGGCCCGCGAACTCCGAACGGCGAGCGTCGGTGTGGCAGTACCCGCACTCGATCTTGTACTGCTGCACGTGGACGTTGTGGGGGAAGTTGATGGGCTGCGGCGACGCCGTGGCCGCAGCCGGCCACCGGTCCCACGACGACACCGCCAGGATCACCAGAACGACGAAGAGCGCCAGCCCGAACGCTCCCACGCCCGCTCTCGCCCTCGTCGACAGTCGGATATCCTCCGCGGCGCTGGAAAAAGCTTGTGCACCGTATCACGAGCGCCGGAAGCAAGTCAACAACGACTCAGGCGAGCGTGGCGAACGCCTCGGCGGCGGCGGCCTCGGCCGTCGCCAGGTCGGCGTCCGAATGAGCGAGGGAGACGAAAGCCGCTTCGAACTGCGACGGCGCCAGGAACACGCCGCGCGCGAGCATGGCGTGGAAGTAGCGCGCGTATCGCGCGGTGTCGGAGCGCTTCGCCGACGCGTAGTCCACCACCGGCGCGTCGGTGAAGAACGCGGTCAGCATGGATCCCACCCGGTTGACGACCAGCGGGATTCCGACCTTCTCGGCAGCCGCTCGCAAGCCGCGCTCCAGCCGGGCCCCCGACCGCTCCAGCCGCTCGTACGCGTTGCCCTGCTGCAGAATACGCAACGTGGCCAGCCCGGCGGCGACGGCCAGCGGGTTCCCCGACAGCGTGCCCGCCTGGTAGACGCCGCCCAGCGGAGCGACGTGGGCCATCACGTCGCG belongs to Candidatus Methylomirabilota bacterium and includes:
- a CDS encoding cytochrome c3 family protein, which produces MGAFGLALFVVLVILAVSSWDRWPAAATASPQPINFPHNVHVQQYKIECGYCHTDARRSEFAGLPSVERCMGCHKITAADRPEIKKLADYAARRAPIPWTRVFNLPEFTYFTHKPHVRAGVTCQTCHGPVETMTTVGAVTGPRLTNDLLTLVGLGGAPPPLSMGWCIDCHRRENAARGTRAPLDCIACHH